From the Lathyrus oleraceus cultivar Zhongwan6 chromosome 3, CAAS_Psat_ZW6_1.0, whole genome shotgun sequence genome, the window atatatatatatatatatatatatatatatatatatatatatatatatatatatatatatatatatcaaagGGAAACAAGTACAGATAAGCAGCACAGAAGGCATAAATCAGAAAGCAAAAAAAAAACATCGGAAGGAAAAGCAACAAACAAGTAGgctaggtgcctaagggtttggggGCGGAGGCATCCTTTGTAGAAGCTGAgacaacatgttctgaatgttgatGTTGATCGAGTTCTATTGATCTAGCCTAGCTCGAACCACTTGTTATTCTTTTTGTAGCTCCTTCAGAGTCTTCAAGACTAGAGGGGAAAACCCAAAGTTGGAGTGCTCCCACTGAGTTTGAGCATCAACTTTGGCCCTGACAACTTCCTCTGCCGCAACACATGATTCTTCTTCAGCTTCGGCTTTAGCTTTAGCCTCAGCCTCAGCAGCAGCAGCTTTAGCAGCAACtttttcttcagcttctctgattcGTTGTTCTTCTTCCAGACGCGCTTTCTCTTTTGCTTCCTTCCTAGCCCATTCCTCAACTTCTCTGGTCAGGTGATCTTGGAGCCTTATACCAAtatctctgatgaagtcgttgcaGACTTGTTTagagaggcctttcagtttgaaggcttcagaggtcatccaactgATCACTCTGTTCTAGTGGATCCTTACTTTAGAGGGATCATCATTGATGCCAGAATTGATAGtcagagacttgatcttctctACTGAAGACTCTACAAAAACTTTTATTGCTTCTTCTAGGGTAGGGAATGTTGTTTCTGGTTTAGTGGAAGAGGCTGGGGAGGATGGAGAAGGTGGATTGGTGTCACCAAGATTGAGAGTGGGAGTGATGGGAGTAACAGAAGTTGGTGGTGTGGGAATGGTAGAGGGGGACGATGTTGTTTGTTCAGGTTGTGAATTTGGTTCAGATGGTGAGTGGATTGGTTGAGGTTCAAAGTTGATTGGTTGTTCAGGAGGTGGATTTTGTTGTTGTGCAGGTGGTGGTGTTTGAGGTTGTTCAGATGTAGTTGGATTTGGATGTTCAGGGGGTGGGGAAGTGACTTCTGGTTCAGGTTCAGAGTGTGATGGATGTTGAGAGGCTAGAGCACGAGCTTGTAGCTGAGCCAGAGTGGGGGATTGGGGGTCAGATGGTTCATTGTCAGAGGAGAGAACATGGTATGGTGGGGATTTGGGtgaggatgatgatgatggtgaggtagtttcattcagcatttctACTTCAGAATTGGGTAGTGTGGTGGTAGCAAGGTTGAATTTAAGTGAGGGTGGGTTAgaggttctggtggttgagggaggtgtttcagaggatgtgtatattagagtggtttggggaagagaagaagaaaTAGTTCTTATTTTAACAGAGCGGGAGAGGGGTATAGACTTACTTGGAGAGACATCTAGAGGGGTTGAAGGTATTGATCCAGAGGATTTTCCCAGTCTTGCTTTCTTTTCCTTCTTGGACTTCTCAGAGggctctcgcatcctcttcatgaaTTATGGTGGATGCTCAGGTAGCCAGTCCACTGAGAAATTAGAGATGTCCACCCCTTTATTTGCAAGATCCTGTAGATAGTAAGTTACTACTTctggagggtcaatcttggagaacagatagagtccgttgggaatcttcctctgatccctgagtgcttcccaggaggtgtaTAGTGTTGGTTTAGCTCTGACTTGATCAATgatccccatgctcttcagattccgaGTGTTCAGAGGCCTCCCAATGTCAATAGTGACATCTTCCATTAGTCTGAGATGGATCAGGTGATCCACTAAGCCACTTTCGATAAGAACATCTGAGataagtcttcccagagggatgtagttcctggtcttcatgttgtttctggtatcCTTGACAaagtctctgagatacttgaagagcaATGCTGGCAGACACAGTTTCAGCCCCTTGTGAATGCAGTATAaaatacacttctgatctgtgttgatgcAGTCAGAAGAGTTTGATGCAGGGCGATGACGAATGGTGCCTAAGATGATCTTCAACCAGACACGGAGGTTCTGATGGAGCTCCTTGTTCTTTGAGTGTTTGCCTTCAGCATTCTGTTGAAAGATAATAAGGTTGATTTCTTGGGACAAGTATTTTGCCCTAGAGTTGATGTTGTAGATGCGTCTTCctcctgtcttctccatgttcagaagagAGGCGATAgatttctcagtgatgactatcttgactcccagaatgtaagagacaatgtagtgatcatctgagtctgcgAAACGCCAGAACTCCTTCACCGGGTTTGTGTACACATGACCATAGAGTCTTTGAAaataggtttcccacccttgcaaCCTTAACTCTTCAGTTAGGTCTACGTCATTCTTCTCACGTTTTCAAAATCCACTAGCGACTCACACAGTACTTCAAGCTTTTCAAACGGTGTTACTAGGTGGATGTGGGGTTCACgatcaaggatatggggttcCTTATAGATGGGGGTTGAGACGACGCTGATGGTTGCTATTGTTTGTTGAGTAGAAATGGGTGTTTGCTCCGTTGAGTTCATTTATTGAGAGAAGTTGTAGACGGATTGTTGTTACGCGTCCATGAAGAACAATGTTGATGATGAAGGTTGAATGAAGAACTTGATGAAGGGACTGCGGAAATCTTAAAgatgatgaagaactgagagGGAGAGGGTTTAGTGTAGACGTGAGTGTAAAGTGTGAGATTGTAAGAAGTGAATAGACTATATACCCATAAAgatgcatgcaaaacgacaacATTAAGAGAGTTTAACAGTTAAAACATTAAATGCAGCACGTtaaccaagttagcacgtttgGAGGAGAATGATTATAGCCAATGATGGAGGTCAAATCCCCAAATtagcacactgctcgaggagatttcaagagTCTATCTCTTGATTTCTGttagacagttgtctagaagttccaaggtcagacgcatgaggtaccacgtgttactttatctgatATTCAGGAATACCGAAGGGTTGGATCCTAAGGATTTATGATTCAGATAGCTTCTAACTGATATTatcatcagagtcagatccaGATACCAGATGTTTAATTCAAAGTCTTATTCTGCTAATTCAGAGAAGTACATTTATTCTGGACAAATTTGAAtgtttaaaattttcaaaataaaagagaatCTGTCTTTAGTGAGAGGTTTAGtaaagatatcaacccattgatggtATGTATCAATAAATTTGGATGAAATTACCTTTTTCTGAACATAGTCTTTAAGgaagtgatgttttatttctatgtgcttggCTCTAGAATGCAGAACAAGATTCTTACTTAAAtaaatggcagcagtattatcacagaaaaTAGGAATATTACTCTCAAAGATTAGAAGGTCTTCAAGTTGATttttcatctagagcatctgagtagtgtagagtgatgctgatatatattctgcttctaca encodes:
- the LOC127130826 gene encoding proline-rich receptor-like protein kinase PERK8 — encoded protein: MLNETTSPSSSSSPKSPPYHVLSSDNEPSDPQSPTLAQLQARALASQHPSHSEPEPEVTSPPPEHPNPTTSEQPQTPPPAQQQNPPPEQPINFEPQPIHSPSEPNSQPEQTTSSPSTIPTPPTSVTPITPTLNLGDTNPPSPSSPASSTKPETTFPTLEEAIKVFVESSVEKIKSLTINSGINDDPSKVRIH